The DNA region tattttattttccaatgcATTTAAGAATTAATTATGAAAACATATTGCCCAATTTCATCAACAGAGAGTTGAAAAACGTTAGAGACCAAAAATGCACAATTAACAAATTTTGGGTTAAAAACGAAATTATACAAAATGTTAAGGACCAAAAATGCAAAAAATCCAAAAGTAGCCACTAATGTTATCAAGCTTTTACAGTCTCGTAACTTCGAGAGAGATGAGATAAAGACACTGGAAATGTTGTTTAAAcgcaaaaaagaaaagagatgacGAGATGAATCAACGCGTCAGAGGTGATGACAAGGAAGACCACGACATATCTAGGCTTCATCCAAGTAGGAGAAGACAAGAAACTTTTGCGGCAAAAAAATTGTTCATATTAACACTACATTCAGCTGAGACCGCtcagcttcttcatcttcatcttatTTAATCTTTAAGATTATTgtaacagaaaaagaaaatttatgttacagagaaagagaaagagaaaaagaaagagaaaagagaagaaaaaacaaaattaaaaattgtggGATCCATTTAGTTTCAACAGTGCACACAATTAGAAAATAGTTAGCTTGTGGTTTTGATAAACTACCTTAGGAGCAATAACTGCCCTAAGGTGTaataaaaaacttgaaactgTCTTTGACTGAAAATAACTCTTTTCCGAACCCACTCTCTTATGATTCATACATCCATTGATGAGAAGCGTTCAAGATTAATTCTTCATTAACCGAATAATCTCTGTTTAGTTTATCGGCTCGATTTCTACTTGACCAAATTGACAAAGAATACATAAACTTTATTCATCCACTAAACCAGCAACAGTTATATTGCTTGCCGGACTGGAAGGAATTTATTCGATTTTTGGCTAGGAATTTTCGTAGGGCCACTTGTCCTAGAGGACTTAACCTAGCTTATACCATCTTGACGATGAAAGGCTAAAGCATCTGGTGAAGAGAACTGAGAGAGCTTAGCCATAAGAAACTTTATGTTTGTGTGGGTGTGTGTTTTTTGCTTCATAATGCTATTGTGTGTTTGGCCTGGTAAAACTATGCTTCTGCTTTTAACATTGATGTTATTTTAAActaatcaattaataatatttgcCAATGCAGAAAATGGGCGAGTCTAAGGGGGCATGGGAAAAGGAGGACTAGTGATTCCAAATGTTACGTCTGCAAACTCTTACAACGTCTCCCTTCAGTTGTCTCCTGTTATTTCTTTTTGGGATTGTATTGTTCTAGCGATGAGGCATTCCTATACACCAGAGTGGGTGTAGTAGTTCTTGAGTTCCTCTACGAGTTTATTTAGTTAGCactatagatatatatttagAGGAAGCAATTATGGATCACTGTGTGTGCAATCAAGTTCACCAGTAGCTAGAAAAAGAAGTCACATGGAAAAGATGAGTTCGATCGTGTCaaacaagctgagaagaaaAAGAGACGTCTTGAGAAAGCCCTTGCTACTTGTGCAGCCATCAGGGCCGAGTtcgagaagaagaagcagaagaaacTTAAAGAACAGCAGAGGCTAGATGAAGAAGGTGCTGCTATTGCTGAAGCTGCTGCTCTTCAAGTCCTACTGGGTGAAGATTCTGATGAAGATGATTCATCTCGAGTCAATGGTTGGTGAAGAAATTAAAGGGTTTCAAGATGGATATGTTTAGAGGTGAAAGCTATGCGGTTCAAGGGATTGGGTTTGTGTCAAAAGGTTGTGGATTAGGAGACAGTAACTGGTCGCCATTCGCTAGTGATGCTTGGGATGATGACAACATGGGAATATCAGCTGATTTGATTACTGCTCAGGCTGTCTCGTCTCTACAGATATCTGAAAACAGTGACGAGCACACCTTTGTGTTCAATAGGCTCTTCCGGGGATGATGGATACCATTATTCCAGATTTGGTTTGCTAAAAGAACCATGAATGTGTTATGGTGTAAGTTACTGTGTTGTTTATTTGTAGCCCTTTTGGTTCTTTTGGTGTGAGATTGCTTTGTTGCTTCTTACCTTGCAATATTTTATGGACGCATTGCGAGTTGTTGTCATATACATGTTAAAAACTCTTTATATCTGAATTGCAGCTATCTTTTATCACAGTTTCTTCACAGAAAACTTTAACTATATGATTCTACATTCTTATTTGTGTTCATATATGTTTAAATCATTCGAACCCTGACTATAGAAAATAGGAGGTGAAATAAGatacagaaaaagaaacaactGGTATTATGAAAGCTCATTTGCAAAATCTTGGCCCATCTAATGTCACTTCAAAAGCACAATATGATTAGGTACATTTCTTCCTAGCCAGGATTGGCCTTTGGTGAAATGGATGGGCTCGGTTCGCAAGttaagatgatgatgatgtacTGTATCTTTGGGTTTATgacaaaaaagtttttttttttttttgatcgaacAGATAACTTCGTTAGAAAGAAGATTACTCAGTTGCTGCTACAAGAGAATTAAGAGAGTACAAGGCTGTCTTTGCCAAGGAATCAGCCACAGTGTTTGCTAAACGCGGAATAAAGAAAAACGAGATAGATGTAAAGGAAGTGCCATGATTCTGATATCATGGAGAATCCCCTTCAAGACGACATCCTGATTCTGAGAGTTCAAGAGTAGAATGAGAGCCTTTGAGTCAGAGAAGACATTGAAACTACTGGCATGTGAAGAGACAGCTGCAGTGATTGCCGCTTTAACCGCCAACGCCTCTGCTACAAGAGCTGAGGACACATAACGCCGGTGTGAAGAGAAAGTCTCGGTGCAGGTATTCTGAAAACTGAGAATTAAACAAGTAGGGACAACGAAGACCAAAACAAGAGAGCTGGACCATGGGACCATAGTAGTAGTTTCCGTAGAAACACCcgaaaggaaaaaagaaagttTCTTTGTCGGACTCTTCTTCCAATATTATTGACCAATGCATCCGACGACCCATACGTTACGTAACTCAGTTCTTTGGCTTCTAGAAGGACTAAGCAACTTTCCtaccatatatatatgcttttcATTGTTATTGGCTACTAAGTCTTATGGTGCTtccttgtttttatttctttctgcCTTGGTAGCATTCATCTTGGAATGAAACTCTTGTATTCTTCCACTTTTCATTTTATGAAATTAACATTCTTagcaaaaaggaaaaagaaaaagaatgaaagTGGAGCTATGTCTTAACCTTTTGGAAGTTAAAATTGAATGGACAACTGTAACATCCGATTTCAAGTATAAGATGATGTACATGgaagttgctcaaaaaaaaaagatgatgtaCATGGAAATGTTTACTACAATAATTGATTTGGTTACTcacattaataaaatatatttattttttggtcacatcaaaaaaattcaaattaaatacatttaacCTGGAATAATTCAAACATGAGTGTTCTAACAAAATATGATTTTCAATATTGTGGAAAAGTAAGACCAAAGCATATAAAAATTTCACATAGTGATTGTATAAATAGTAAACAAGACTTTTTCGAACCTTTAAAAGATAACAACATCCCTACCGTCTGACAACGTAAAACCCACGTGCTGAGTGAATGAACATGGAAGTCATCGCGGCCGGGACACTACAGGGACTTGCTAAATACTATCACTACCCAAAGAGTGGTAAATGTATTATTCATTTCGTTTAAATgattcattattaataaaaaatatatttcagaaatatacattttttacattttaaatatatctttattagataatgataaattgtaaattttaaataaattaattatgtttattatatttttattaactaaaagTTATGAGAagtaattaattacaaaataatatatttataattaaaattataaatattttaatatatattaaaactgttaaaaaaagtttcaaactgAGAGAATATTAACAACTTTCGTGTGAATTTTTTTAGAGCATGATTAATCCGGAATTTTTAGGGtgtatgaaatataaaaaacaatttcttaaaTTCCGATAAAAAAATCCACCTCAGAAACCCTGGATTAATCATGATCTTATATTCCAAACTTTTTATCACTAGGTCTCTCCCTCCCTAGTAAATGTTTTCTGTCGTTTTCCGGGAAAGAGGCATTAAAGGGAGGTACAACGCCAACATGTCTCTCTCATTTCAAAGTTCATCTGGCTGCTTCTTTTATGAATTTTTGATTCATATGCCAAACGTCGCCAGCCTCACTTACCCAATCCCACATTTCGAAGTAAGTAAGTTTCTCCTACactttctttactttttttctctattttccATAACTATTATCCTTTCTTCCAAAACTCTAAACGTactaccaaaaaaaataaaaaattctgcTCTATACTTATggataaatatgattttatccTTTTTTTAGACTATATTAACAGGTAATAAAAGTTATTCTCCCCCTTTTTATGCGAGAATAAAAACTCGCTATTTGGTATAATATCAAATTTAGAGGCTAGCATGCAACCCAATGCAGTTAggacatctccaacccaactcaattttttcctccaaaatagaataaaagtaaatatggagtaaaaatgttccaaccctactccattttccactccataataaaatttactccataaataaAGTAGGGTTGAAACATTTTTACttcatatttacttttactctattttagagtaaaatatggagttttacattggagatgctcttagaacactagatttcaaatcttcaattttttttcttggcaaaaaatgatatttttccaTAAACTGagtcacatatatatatattgaccggttgtgataataaattttttttttttgttagtaaaatatgattttgtttttttgtcaacgataataaaatatgattggTATATGCAAAAAACGAAGGGTGGAGAGAAGTGTGTGATCCAACGTCTTTGTTATATAAAACCAAACCTATTATTTCGCAACAGATATTGACTCTAAAAGAGATAGAAAGACTTAAAGAGGCTAGTGAGCCAGCGAGCGTAGGTTTAACGTTTGAGACTCTGAGGAGGAGATGGAACCGACGACGACGCCGCTTCTTGAgcacggtggtggtggtggtgaggtAAGGGAGGATTACTCGCCGGCGAGGACGTTAAGCGACGTGAAGCGAGTCTTTTCTATGGAGTCCGCCAAGCTGTGGAAGATCGCTGCTCCCATTGGTTTCAACATCATCTGCCAGTACGGCGTCACCTCCTTCACCAACATCTTCGTCGGCCATATCGGCGAGATAGAGCTCTCCGCCGTCTCCATCTCTCTGTCGGTCATCGGCACCTTCTCCTTCGGCTTCTTGGTACTCTCTCTTTGGGTTCTTTATCTCCTGGCCGGTCATGAAcagagacaaaaaaatattagcttAGTctctaacattttaaaaataatttacacaAGACcccaaatttatttaaatagaattattaaatttttgactAGATTGTCTATAGACCCTAAAATTTCAGGACCAACATGCTTATATatgttcaaatattttgttgaaGCTTGATGAAACTTGCTCTGGTGCAGCTTGGCATGGGAAGTGCACTTGAAACACTCTGTGGCCAAGCCTTTGGAGCAGGTCAAGTCCACATGTTAGGGGTCTACATGCAGAGATCATGGATCATCTTATTCGTTTCATGCAtcttcctcctccccatttacATCTTCGCCACACCCGTCTTGAGACTTCTCGGCCAAGCAGAGGAGATCGCTGTTGCAGCTGGAGAGTTCACACTTCTAACCATCCCTCAGCTCTTCTCGATGGCCTTCACTTTCCCCACCTCAAAGTTCCTTCAAGCGCAGAGCAAAGTCATCGCCATTGCTTGGATCGGTTTCGTCGCTCTTATCATGCACGTTGCTATGCTCTGGCTGTTCATTGTTGTCTTTGGTTGGGGCACAAACGGTGCCGCTTTGGCGTTTAGTATTACTAACTGGGGAACGGCGATCTCTCAGATTGTTTATGTGATTGGTTGGTGCAACGAAGGATGGACTGGCTTGACTTGGTTGGCTTTTAAAGAGATTTGGGCTTTTGTTAGACTCTCTATCGCATCTGCTGTTATGCTTTGTCTTGAGCTTTGGTATATGATGAGTATCATTGTCCTTACCGGTCGCCTTGACAACGCTGTCATCGCTGTTGATTCTCTTTCTATATGGTGAGTCGCTTTCACCAACTATGCCTTGTATCCCTCCTCACGGCTTGATTTGAAATCTTTTGGCATTTCAGCATGAATGTTAATGGCCTGGAGGCTATGTTGTTCATTGGAATAAACGCTGCTATAAGGTAACCACAAGACATTGTTTTAGCTGGCTATATATTAGACTTATGGAAACTCATGTGTTGTCTACTTGGTGTTAGTGTCCGTGTCTCTAATGAGCTTGGGTTAGGCCGTCCACGAGCAGCTAAATACTCTGTTTATGTCGCGGTGTTACAGTCTCTACTGATCGGTCTTGTCTTTATGGTGGCTATCATCATAGCCAGAGACCGTTTTGCTATCATTTACACAAGCAGCGAAGTTCTACAACGCGCAGTGTCTAAGCTAGCTTATCTTCTTGGTATAACCATGGTTCTCAACAGCGTGCAGCCAGTTATTTCCGGTAACACAATAATATCTTCTCTTCCAGAGGTTTTCATCACATCATAGATAACCGTCTCTTGGATTTTATTCATCTTGTTTAGGTGTGGCTATTGGAGGTGGTTGGCAAGGTTTAGTGGCTTATATCAACTTGGGTTGTTACTACATTTTTGGCCTTCCCTTTGGGTATCTTCTTGGTTACAAAGCAAACTTGGGAGTGATGGTAAGTAAAAACATGCTTAAAATCCACTGAAGTAGTGAAACCTTTTAAGTCCATTAAtagtgattattttttttttataatgttttcaGGGACTTTGGGCTGGAATGATAGCAGGAACAACTCTTCAAACATTGTTACTAATGGTTGTTCTGTACAAGACAAACTGGAATAAAGAGGTAAGAAACTAAACTAAGACACAAAACCATATCCATATACACTTGTTGATTGAGATCCATTAAACTATCtatatagtaacaaaaataactGTGATGAACAGGTGGAGGAGACTATGGAACGCATGAAGAAGTGGGGAGGGAGTGAAACTACATCAAAGGATGTAATTGCATGATTATGtggtttctgttttgtttagCTTTGAAAATGAATACGTAgcttatcttctttttttgtttgtcttctCTCATTGGTTTGGTAACTTTATTAGGCTCTAGGAAACTGTTCAACTAGTGAAGTAACAAAACGGtggttttgt from Raphanus sativus cultivar WK10039 unplaced genomic scaffold, ASM80110v3 Scaffold0193, whole genome shotgun sequence includes:
- the LOC130501423 gene encoding protein DETOXIFICATION 35-like → MEPTTTPLLEHGGGGGEVREDYSPARTLSDVKRVFSMESAKLWKIAAPIGFNIICQYGVTSFTNIFVGHIGEIELSAVSISLSVIGTFSFGFLLGMGSALETLCGQAFGAGQVHMLGVYMQRSWIILFVSCIFLLPIYIFATPVLRLLGQAEEIAVAAGEFTLLTIPQLFSMAFTFPTSKFLQAQSKVIAIAWIGFVALIMHVAMLWLFIVVFGWGTNGAALAFSITNWGTAISQIVYVIGWCNEGWTGLTWLAFKEIWAFVRLSIASAVMLCLELWYMMSIIVLTGRLDNAVIAVDSLSICMNVNGLEAMLFIGINAAISVRVSNELGLGRPRAAKYSVYVAVLQSLLIGLVFMVAIIIARDRFAIIYTSSEVLQRAVSKLAYLLGITMVLNSVQPVISGVAIGGGWQGLVAYINLGCYYIFGLPFGYLLGYKANLGVMGLWAGMIAGTTLQTLLLMVVLYKTNWNKEVEETMERMKKWGGSETTSKDVIA